The DNA sequence tatacatgcgtctaaagattcgatgtgacggggctCGAAAAAATTTAGGTTTTTGGGTAGGAGTAAACAAAAACCGCCCCTCAATTCAGATAACGACAGCTAAAAGTAGTCAAAGTATTCAGGATTACGTTGAGATTTGTTTCTGCTGTTCTTGCACAAACACGGACCTCGCGCCGTGGACAAGATCTGGTCGCGGCCATGGTCGCCATCCTGGAACCTTCCCCCGTGTTGCCCCTCCTTGGCAGGCAGCAGCTCCTTCAAATTTGCCTCCGTCAAAGCTGCGGCCGCCATCCTCACTTACCTTTCCCCACGAAACATTTCTCACTCGTAAGCTAGCAGCAGGCTGATTCGCCACGCAAAGCTCTGATTTTTACCACCGGCGAGCCATGTCCGCCGCGCCGGAGGAGTTCCTGGCCCAGGGGACCTACCTCGCCGCCCCCGAGCCCTTCTCCCCCTCCATCTTCCTCGACCTGCCCCCGACGCCCCGCCCCGATGGCGATGACCCGACCTCCGACGACCCGGCCTCCTCCGACGACCTCGTCCTCCCCTTCATCTCGCGGATGCTCATGGAGGAGGACATCGACGACAAGTTCTTCTACCAGTTCCCCGACCACCCCGCGCTCCTCAGCGCCCAGCAGCCGTACGCACAGATCCTCTCCGACGCCACCGCCGCCTCCTCATCCGACTCCGCCGCCATCACCAGCTCAGGGACCGGCGGCAGCTCCACCTTCTCCTCGTCCTCTTCCGCCCCCGCATCTGCCGACCCCACCTGGCCCTATGATCCAATCGAGCTCTCCCAGCTGCTGCGCTCCCCTCCGTACCCGGACATGGGGGTGGGGCTCGATGACTTCACCGCCGACGAGGTCAACGCCGTCTTCTCGCCGGGGCAAGACGCCGCGTTCCAGCCGAGTCCGGCGTTCTTGgatgccgccggcggcggcggaggccaaCGGCTGGGCGCTTCACTCACCGCCCAGAAAGCTGGCGGTGGTGGAGCCCAACAGCAGCGCGCTTCCCTCGTTGCCCAGGATGCCGGCGATGGCGTGGGCATCCAGAGTTCGGCATGCGCGGAGGAGACGAAGACAGAGTCCACCACCTTGCCTGCTGGTGATGGTGACCATGCCGCGCTGTTCTCAGCCTTCTTCGGTGCCCAGAATGGGGAAAATATGGACATGCTCAACATGGCGTTCCTCAAAGGCATGGAAGAGGCCAAGAAGTTCTTGCCCACCAACAATAGCCTTCTGATCAACCTTGACGACACCTCTGGCCAATCCTTGCCTACAGACAGAGACATCAAGTCGTCCACTGCCTTTGTTGCTACCCAAGTGAAGGAGGAGGAGGTTTCGCTCAAAAAAAAGGAGGAGGTGGATGGGATATCATTGTTTCGAGGAATTAGCAATGGCAGGGGCCGCAAGAACCATCACTCCCAAGAGGACTTGGAAGTGGAGACAGGCAGAAACAGCAAACTGATGATGCCTGAACAGGAAGAAGCCGGTGCTAGTGAGCTGTTCGACGAATTAATGTCCGGCAAACATGATGGATTCTTGAAAAACATGCAGGATCTTCGCATCGCCATGGATAGCGAGTCTGAGAAGAGTGCCAGGAGGGTGAGTGGGAAGGGGGCGCGGGGGAAGCAGCATGGGAACGAGTTTGTTGACCTGCACACCATGCTCATCCATTGCGCACAGGCAATGGCCACTGGTGATCGCCGAAGTGCAACCGAGATGCTGAAACAGATCAAGCAGCACTCCTCTCTCAGAGGGGATGCCTCAGAGAGGTTGGCCTATTGTTTTGCAGAAGGACTGGAGGCGCGACTTGCTGGCACAGGGAGCCAGGTGTACCAGTCGCTCGTGGCAAAACGGACATCggttgtggagttcctcaaggcatacaagctattCTTGGCGGCCATCAGCCTCAATAAGGTGCATATCTTCTTCTCCAACAGGAACATCATGGATTCCGTGGCAGGGAGGAGCAAATTGCACATTGTGGCATATGGTGTACAGCATGGTTTACAGTGGCCAGGTTTGCTAAATTCCCTAGCAGGTAGAGAAGGTGGGCCTCCAGAGGTGAGGTTCACTGGCATTGACCTTCCGCAACCTGGGTTCCGCCCAGCCTACCAGATTGAAGAAACGGGCCGCCGGCTTAGCAACTGTGCCCGTGAATTCGGCGTGCCATTCAAGTTCCATGCTATAGCAGCAAAGTGGGAGACGATCTGTGCTAAGGACCTCAACATTGATCCAGATGAGGTGCTTGTTGTGAACAGCGAGTGCCACTTCAGCAATTTGATGGATGAGAGTGTTGACGCTGACACCCCAAGCCCCAGAGATTTGGTGCTCAACAACATTCGAAAGATGCAACCCAATATTTTCATCCAGATTGTCCATAGTGGCACATTTGGTGCTCCATTCTTCCTGACACGGTTCCGGGAGGCACTGTTCTACTACTCAGCACTATTTGACATGCTGGATGCAACCATTCCCCGGGACAATGATGTACGGCTGCTGATCGAGCGGGATATTGTTGGGCGATCTGCCCTGAATGTTATTGCTTGTGAGGGTGCAGACAGGTTGGATCGCCCTGAGACTTATAAGCAATGGCAGGTGCGGAACCACCGGGCTGGGCTCAAGCAGCTACCATTGAATCCAGAGATTGTAAAGCTTGCGAGGGATAAGGTCAAGAAGTATTACCACAAAGACTTTCTCATCGATGAGGATCATCGATGGTTGTTGCAGGGATGGAAAGGGCGGGTCCTCTTTGCCATGTCAACATGGGTTGCTGAGGATAATAACTCCATCTGTTAGCTGCTTCACTTGGCCTTGTTTTGGATTATGAATGATATTGATGTTTAATAGATGGTCTGTCTTTATTTTACCACCAAACTATGACCCGGCATCTAGAGGGTTTTAGTGCTGAAACTTTGTAAGCTAGAAATAAGTAGAACAATAGATGCTTAGAGCTACATAGAATGTAGATATAGTTCTAGATATCTTGCAGAATTGTGATGTGTACACCACCTGTAACTGATAAACAAGTTTATTGATTACTTATTCGACTTTTTATGTGTCTCTTCCAGTTCTGTTTCTTCTGTATCATTAGACTCTTGGCATTTCCCTTGGCGTGATTATCGAAGTTGCTCTGTTTAATCAAAGTATTCTATTTGGCTGGATATCTTCCATCATTTTCTCATCCAGACAAGTACAGCTACATGTGTTCACTAGATTcaggattatgtgatgatgtttCTGCAATATGGGAAGAGTCAGACTTGGATCTGCTGGAGGATGCATTCAAATGTATGCATCTGACAGTTATGATGTTTTTTTGTGGTGTTTGTAATGATTCTTTATCATATATTAACAATAAATAAAGATCGTCTGCAGCAATCTGCTAGGATTCTATTGTACCGATCTTCAATAAAGCTACAGTTGCCTTGGATAAACTTACTGTTCAAAGCCTGATGCTTCTTGTTTGCACTAGTCATTTCTTGCACTATGTTTTTCCTCATGCAATATTTTTGCCTGTTTGTTCAATCTCACAGGCTTAGCATTTGTGGTTGTATGTCTTGTGTTATTTCTTTTCCAGGTTTGTAGCACTAACAGTTTGGTTCATCTGTCCGTGTGTGGAACAGGGGAGAGCACCTGACCAAACGTGGACAAGTTGATCATGACTGGCTGACATTGGGAAAATTGAAGCGGGTAGAAGCAGGTAAGATCTGTCTTTTATTCTGTACTTCTGTGCATATAATACAGAGTCGCAAATTTAGGGTGTGTTTGAATGTGTGGCTAAGTTTCAACCAGGCTCCAGGCTCCATAAAGCCACCTTCGTGCTATTTGGTTGTCCTGTTTTGAGTCTGAAGCCAGGCTCCAGAAAAACGCAGGGGGCGATCGTTTTATGGGAGCCAGGCTTGGCTAGCACCGGT is a window from the Sorghum bicolor cultivar BTx623 chromosome 5, Sorghum_bicolor_NCBIv3, whole genome shotgun sequence genome containing:
- the LOC8086035 gene encoding scarecrow-like protein 34; the encoded protein is MSAAPEEFLAQGTYLAAPEPFSPSIFLDLPPTPRPDGDDPTSDDPASSDDLVLPFISRMLMEEDIDDKFFYQFPDHPALLSAQQPYAQILSDATAASSSDSAAITSSGTGGSSTFSSSSSAPASADPTWPYDPIELSQLLRSPPYPDMGVGLDDFTADEVNAVFSPGQDAAFQPSPAFLDAAGGGGGQRLGASLTAQKAGGGGAQQQRASLVAQDAGDGVGIQSSACAEETKTESTTLPAGDGDHAALFSAFFGAQNGENMDMLNMAFLKGMEEAKKFLPTNNSLLINLDDTSGQSLPTDRDIKSSTAFVATQVKEEEVSLKKKEEVDGISLFRGISNGRGRKNHHSQEDLEVETGRNSKLMMPEQEEAGASELFDELMSGKHDGFLKNMQDLRIAMDSESEKSARRVSGKGARGKQHGNEFVDLHTMLIHCAQAMATGDRRSATEMLKQIKQHSSLRGDASERLAYCFAEGLEARLAGTGSQVYQSLVAKRTSVVEFLKAYKLFLAAISLNKVHIFFSNRNIMDSVAGRSKLHIVAYGVQHGLQWPGLLNSLAGREGGPPEVRFTGIDLPQPGFRPAYQIEETGRRLSNCAREFGVPFKFHAIAAKWETICAKDLNIDPDEVLVVNSECHFSNLMDESVDADTPSPRDLVLNNIRKMQPNIFIQIVHSGTFGAPFFLTRFREALFYYSALFDMLDATIPRDNDVRLLIERDIVGRSALNVIACEGADRLDRPETYKQWQVRNHRAGLKQLPLNPEIVKLARDKVKKYYHKDFLIDEDHRWLLQGWKGRVLFAMSTWVAEDNNSIC